One genomic window of Ruminococcus gauvreauii includes the following:
- a CDS encoding epoxyqueuosine reductase QueH, whose translation MKQNYQKQLEELIRNQGESVPKLLLHSCCAPCSSYVLEYLSQHFSITVFYYNPNIYPEEEYRKRAAEQRTFIKRLSVRNSVGFLEGEFKPEEFYKAAAGMEELLERGERCYHCYRLRLLRTAQTAREFGFEYFCSTLSISPLKNAEWLNEIGRELEEVCGVKWLPSDFKKREGYKRSIELSEEYGLYRQDYCGCIFSKKQRESEKKKNNTCHGK comes from the coding sequence ATGAAGCAGAATTATCAAAAACAGCTGGAGGAGCTGATCAGGAATCAGGGCGAGAGCGTACCGAAACTGCTGCTGCACAGCTGCTGCGCGCCGTGCAGCAGTTATGTGCTGGAGTACCTTTCTCAGCATTTCTCCATTACGGTTTTTTATTATAATCCCAATATTTATCCGGAAGAAGAATACCGGAAGCGAGCGGCGGAACAGCGGACGTTTATCAAAAGACTGAGTGTCAGGAATTCCGTCGGATTTCTTGAAGGAGAATTCAAACCGGAGGAATTCTATAAGGCGGCTGCAGGAATGGAGGAGCTTTTGGAGCGGGGGGAACGCTGCTACCATTGTTACCGGCTGCGGCTTCTCAGGACTGCACAGACTGCCAGGGAGTTCGGATTTGAATATTTTTGCAGTACGTTATCGATCAGTCCTCTGAAAAATGCAGAGTGGCTGAATGAGATAGGCAGGGAGCTGGAGGAGGTCTGCGGGGTCAAATGGCTGCCGTCAGACTTTAAGAAGAGGGAAGGATACAAGCGGTCCATCGAACTTTCGGAGGAATACGGCCTGTACCGGCAGGATTACTGCGGCTGTATTTTCTCGAAAAAACAGCGGGAATCGGAGAAAAAGAAGAATAATACTTGCCATGGAAAGTAG
- a CDS encoding KamA family radical SAM protein, with protein MKWKEELRHNITEACEVRDLLKLGAAEEEQMCRILERFPMTIPRYYYSLIDRKHPDQDPIRKMCIPSVGETDLSGKFDTSGEAENTVMPGMQHKYRETVMILSTNRCAMYCRHCFRKRLVGISEDETAENMEDMAAYVRMHKEISNVLISGGDAFLNSNEVIRRYLEAFSCIEHLDLIRFGTRTLVTLPMRVSEDPELVEMLKEYNRKKKIYVMTHVNHPKELTDETKRAVRLLTDAGITVKNQMVLLKGVNDSKETAGRLLRELTACGIIPYYIFQCRPVAGVKNQFQVPLERGYDIVEEAKNQQNGQGKCLRYVMSHVAGKIEILGNLPDGQMLFKYHQAKDEGNRGRIFTKMLDAGQTWLDEIP; from the coding sequence ATGAAATGGAAAGAGGAGCTGAGGCATAACATTACAGAGGCGTGTGAAGTGAGGGATTTATTAAAACTTGGCGCCGCCGAAGAGGAACAGATGTGCAGGATACTGGAACGTTTTCCGATGACGATTCCCAGATACTATTATTCATTGATTGACAGGAAGCATCCTGATCAGGATCCGATTCGGAAGATGTGTATCCCGTCTGTCGGGGAAACGGATCTGTCGGGGAAGTTCGACACCAGTGGCGAGGCGGAAAATACAGTAATGCCGGGGATGCAGCACAAATACCGGGAGACGGTCATGATCCTGTCAACGAACCGCTGTGCCATGTACTGCAGGCACTGCTTCCGCAAGCGCCTGGTCGGTATATCTGAGGATGAGACAGCAGAAAATATGGAAGATATGGCAGCGTATGTACGAATGCACAAAGAGATCAGCAATGTACTGATATCGGGCGGAGATGCATTTCTGAACAGCAATGAGGTCATCCGCAGATATCTGGAAGCTTTCAGCTGTATTGAGCATCTGGATCTGATCCGGTTTGGAACGCGCACCTTGGTTACACTTCCGATGAGAGTGAGTGAGGATCCTGAGCTGGTTGAGATGCTGAAAGAATACAACCGGAAAAAGAAGATTTACGTGATGACCCATGTGAACCATCCAAAAGAACTGACGGATGAGACGAAGCGGGCTGTCAGGCTGCTGACTGATGCAGGCATCACTGTCAAAAACCAGATGGTACTGCTGAAGGGAGTCAATGACAGCAAAGAAACAGCAGGGAGACTCCTGCGGGAACTGACCGCATGCGGCATTATTCCCTATTACATATTTCAGTGCCGTCCCGTTGCCGGAGTGAAGAACCAGTTTCAGGTGCCGTTGGAGCGCGGATATGACATCGTGGAAGAGGCGAAAAATCAACAGAACGGTCAGGGAAAATGCCTGCGCTACGTGATGTCACATGTGGCGGGAAAGATAGAGATACTGGGAAACCTTCCGGACGGTCAGATGCTGTTTAAATATCATCAGGCAAAAGACGAGGGGAACCGGGGACGTATTTTTACGAAAATGCTGGACGCAGGACAGACATGGCTGGATGAGATACCGTGA
- a CDS encoding helix-turn-helix domain-containing protein: MKGINIGKILIEKRREKGITQEELAAYAGVSKAAVSKWETGVSYPDIALLPQLAAYFNISIDTLMGYEPQMTKDDIRKLYHRLAADFAHRPFQEVMEECETLIRKFYSCEALLLQMAVLLLNHAQMAPDARPVLERAVELCKRTRELCTDVWSAKEASQVEANAYLLMQEPHKIMELFGEKLQPMTQESELLAIACQAAGNRIEANRIMQVCIYQHMLFLLGDSICYISDNMQDTQKTEETIQRSLRVCSVYEVDTLHSNTALSLYMVCALYYCRVENKDEAVKMLERYVHVCCELDFPMRLCKDSYFDLIEPWLNELELGLDAPLNTDVIKETLIQGLTENPELKILKDDARYKRLVLQLKQKLEVK, encoded by the coding sequence GTGAAGGGAATTAATATCGGAAAGATTTTAATTGAAAAGAGACGGGAGAAGGGTATCACACAGGAGGAGCTTGCGGCGTATGCGGGCGTATCGAAGGCGGCGGTATCGAAGTGGGAAACGGGAGTCAGTTACCCGGATATCGCACTTTTGCCCCAGCTTGCGGCATACTTCAATATCAGCATTGATACGCTGATGGGATATGAACCACAGATGACAAAGGACGATATCCGAAAACTGTACCACCGTCTCGCGGCGGATTTTGCACACCGGCCATTTCAGGAAGTGATGGAGGAATGCGAAACACTTATCCGAAAGTTTTATTCCTGTGAAGCGCTGCTTCTGCAGATGGCGGTGCTGCTGCTGAATCATGCACAGATGGCACCGGATGCCCGGCCTGTGCTTGAAAGGGCTGTGGAATTATGCAAAAGAACCAGGGAATTGTGTACAGATGTCTGGTCTGCCAAAGAGGCGTCTCAGGTCGAGGCCAATGCTTATCTGCTGATGCAGGAGCCACACAAAATCATGGAGCTGTTTGGAGAAAAGCTGCAGCCGATGACTCAGGAGTCTGAACTCCTTGCGATAGCCTGCCAGGCTGCCGGAAACCGTATCGAGGCAAACCGGATCATGCAGGTCTGTATCTATCAGCATATGCTGTTTCTGCTGGGTGACAGCATCTGTTATATATCAGATAACATGCAGGACACACAGAAAACAGAGGAAACCATACAGCGTTCTCTTCGGGTGTGCAGTGTTTATGAAGTGGACACCCTGCACAGTAATACGGCGCTCAGTCTTTACATGGTCTGTGCGCTGTATTACTGCCGTGTGGAAAACAAAGATGAGGCAGTAAAGATGCTGGAACGGTATGTACATGTCTGTTGCGAACTCGACTTTCCAATGCGTCTTTGCAAGGATTCCTATTTCGATCTGATCGAACCATGGCTGAATGAGCTTGAACTTGGGCTGGACGCTCCATTAAACACAGACGTGATTAAGGAAACGCTGATTCAGGGACTCACAGAAAATCCAGAACTGAAGATACTCAAAGACGATGCGCGCTATAAAAGGCTGGTGCTGCAGCTGAAACAGAAACTGGAGGTGAAATAA
- a CDS encoding PLDc N-terminal domain-containing protein: MQLLKEYMVVLLPLIVIELVLMVTALVHVIRHPNYRFGNKAIWVIIVVLIQVIGPILYFVFGRGEEE, from the coding sequence ATGCAACTATTAAAAGAATACATGGTGGTCTTACTGCCGCTTATCGTGATTGAGCTGGTGCTGATGGTGACCGCGCTGGTCCATGTGATAAGACATCCAAATTACAGGTTTGGCAATAAAGCAATCTGGGTTATCATTGTCGTTCTGATTCAGGTTATCGGTCCTATTCTGTATTTCGTATTCGGGCGAGGTGAAGAAGAATGA
- a CDS encoding ABC transporter ATP-binding protein: protein MNALEIKGLGKAFGTHTVIDDLYLQVPQNSVFGFLGQNGAGKTTTMKMILGLLKPDTGEIRVFGERVLYGQTNTNRHIGFLPDVPEFYGFMKPKEYLGFCGEITGLDSGQIKSRSDELLKLVGLEGVNKRISGFSRGMKQRLGIAQALLNQPKLLICDEPTSALDPLGRKEILDILEEVKETTTVLFSTHILSDVERICDDIAVLHHGKIVLQGDLEKIRGQHRHDSIRIAFQNPNELYRFLNIQEIKDLQMNREVSGSEMVCHVTGSMEHAEQILLAQLSAHNILPLKFEVLEPTLENMFMEVVG, encoded by the coding sequence ATGAATGCACTTGAGATAAAGGGACTGGGGAAAGCCTTTGGAACTCATACTGTGATAGACGACTTGTATCTTCAGGTTCCGCAAAACAGTGTGTTTGGTTTTCTGGGACAGAACGGGGCGGGAAAGACGACAACGATGAAAATGATTCTGGGGCTGCTGAAACCGGATACAGGTGAGATTCGTGTATTTGGAGAGCGTGTTTTGTACGGTCAGACGAATACAAACCGGCACATTGGCTTCCTGCCGGACGTACCGGAGTTTTATGGGTTTATGAAACCGAAAGAATACCTCGGCTTCTGTGGTGAAATTACAGGACTTGATTCCGGGCAGATCAAGAGCAGAAGTGATGAGCTGCTGAAACTTGTGGGGCTTGAAGGCGTTAATAAAAGGATTTCCGGGTTTTCAAGAGGCATGAAGCAGCGGCTGGGGATCGCTCAGGCGCTTTTAAATCAACCCAAGCTGCTGATCTGTGATGAGCCGACTTCCGCTTTGGATCCACTGGGGCGAAAGGAGATTCTGGACATCCTGGAGGAAGTAAAGGAGACCACAACGGTTCTGTTTTCCACGCATATCCTGTCAGATGTGGAGCGTATTTGTGATGATATTGCGGTACTGCATCACGGGAAAATTGTACTGCAGGGAGATCTGGAAAAGATCAGAGGACAGCACCGGCATGACAGTATACGGATTGCTTTTCAGAATCCAAATGAACTGTACAGGTTTCTGAACATACAGGAGATCAAAGACCTGCAGATGAACAGGGAGGTCTCAGGATCAGAGATGGTCTGCCATGTGACCGGCAGCATGGAGCATGCGGAACAAATATTGCTGGCACAGCTGAGTGCGCACAATATTTTGCCGTTGAAATTCGAGGTTCTGGAACCGACACTGGAAAATATGTTTATGGAGGTGGTCGGATGA
- a CDS encoding ABC transporter ATP-binding protein: MDQPLLELKNVSLSYHSLEGETPAISHISFQVPKGGFLAIVGPSGCGKSTILNLICGLLRPEEGEILLGGTSLSEKPMNIGYMLQKDHLFEWRTVYSNILLGLETQKRVTPQKEVYIESLMQTYGLDSFKNAKPSQLSGGMRQRAALIRTLALEPDLLLLDEPFSALDYQTRLNVGDDIGKIIKQEEKTAILVTHDISEAISMADTVIVLTKRPATIKCVIPIDLELPDRTPLTSRSAPKFKTYFNQIWKELNDHE; this comes from the coding sequence ATGGACCAACCATTGTTAGAGCTGAAAAATGTCAGCCTTTCTTACCATTCTCTGGAGGGGGAGACCCCTGCCATTTCCCATATATCATTTCAGGTTCCTAAAGGCGGTTTCCTTGCAATCGTCGGACCGAGCGGCTGCGGCAAATCGACGATCCTGAATCTGATCTGCGGACTGCTCAGGCCGGAAGAAGGCGAAATCCTTCTCGGCGGAACAAGCCTGTCAGAGAAACCAATGAACATCGGATATATGCTGCAGAAAGATCATCTGTTTGAGTGGCGGACCGTCTACAGCAATATTCTGCTGGGACTTGAAACACAGAAACGTGTCACGCCGCAGAAAGAGGTTTATATCGAAAGCCTGATGCAGACGTACGGTCTGGACTCCTTTAAAAACGCAAAACCTTCGCAGCTGTCCGGCGGAATGCGCCAGCGGGCTGCTCTGATACGTACGCTGGCACTCGAACCTGACCTGCTGCTGCTGGATGAACCATTCTCCGCCCTCGATTACCAGACTCGTCTGAACGTCGGAGATGACATAGGCAAAATCATCAAACAGGAGGAAAAGACCGCAATCCTCGTAACGCATGACATCTCGGAAGCGATCAGTATGGCAGATACCGTTATCGTCCTCACTAAACGGCCTGCGACGATCAAATGTGTCATCCCCATTGATCTCGAACTTCCTGACCGCACACCTCTCACCTCCCGCAGTGCCCCGAAGTTTAAAACATATTTCAATCAGATATGGAAGGAACTGAATGACCATGAATGA
- a CDS encoding recombinase family protein, whose protein sequence is MIYARCSTEEESQKHALAKQVAEAEECVCNMGWELIDTYVESRSGTSTRGRNEYNRLYEELSENKFDIIVIKSQDRLMRNTRDWYLFVDRMVKAGKQLYMYMEQKFYSADDALITGIKAILAEEYSRELSRKINNAHYHRQKNGGAVILTSNTYGYRRMPDKSIRVIEEEARVKRRMYELCAAGYGGRAISAMLADEGVLNRRGNPFSDADILRMIKNPLNKGTVVMNRKHYDFDLKQTVSVPEEEQYVYEHKVPAIVSEELWEQANLEISKRRHDANGIGGGTSGSNQGKSPLSRKLYCGFCESPFYRCTRKRGGEGKKRYEWKCRRYLERGRQSEHTQGCKNVHLDEGKLLSVLGSLCMKQYKLDRGPVIVKLRSLLELVLKEADTQSLEEREKQKRCNVERQMMQLADKLLEGVLSDTAYQMKQKELEERLREVQDRINRLEKEQRLCKAEGNRISRIMNFISEDSWFERAAAEAMLEFVDRIYIFPEYMEIITGDVRRRLDYGALFDYRRQKSLEREEVIRMMKEDPHITVKQLAEKLGLSTSGVGYRIRKLKEEGRVRYRRTGGRGMWETD, encoded by the coding sequence GTGATCTATGCACGCTGCAGTACGGAGGAGGAGAGTCAGAAACATGCACTTGCTAAACAAGTGGCGGAGGCTGAAGAATGTGTATGCAATATGGGATGGGAACTTATAGATACTTACGTGGAAAGCCGTTCCGGTACCAGTACCAGGGGAAGGAATGAATATAACCGTCTTTATGAAGAATTATCTGAAAATAAATTTGATATCATCGTGATCAAATCTCAGGACCGTCTGATGCGGAATACCAGGGACTGGTATCTGTTTGTCGACCGGATGGTCAAGGCAGGAAAACAGCTGTATATGTATATGGAGCAGAAGTTTTATTCTGCAGATGATGCTCTGATTACGGGTATAAAAGCCATTCTCGCAGAAGAGTACAGCCGTGAACTGAGTAGAAAGATCAACAATGCACATTATCACCGTCAGAAAAACGGGGGAGCAGTGATACTGACATCGAATACTTACGGTTATCGAAGAATGCCGGATAAGAGTATCAGGGTAATCGAAGAGGAGGCGCGGGTCAAGCGAAGAATGTATGAATTGTGTGCTGCCGGATACGGAGGCAGAGCGATTTCCGCGATGCTTGCTGATGAAGGGGTTCTGAACAGAAGGGGAAATCCATTTTCTGATGCAGATATCCTGCGGATGATAAAAAATCCCCTTAACAAAGGTACTGTTGTCATGAATCGGAAACATTATGATTTTGACCTGAAACAAACAGTTTCCGTTCCGGAAGAAGAACAGTATGTCTATGAACATAAAGTCCCTGCAATTGTCTCAGAGGAACTGTGGGAACAGGCTAATCTGGAAATTTCGAAGAGAAGACACGATGCCAATGGAATCGGGGGGGGCACTTCAGGGAGCAACCAGGGGAAATCCCCGCTGAGCAGGAAGCTGTATTGCGGTTTCTGTGAAAGTCCTTTTTACCGTTGCACAAGAAAACGCGGCGGGGAAGGAAAAAAACGGTATGAGTGGAAATGCAGGCGTTATCTGGAACGGGGCAGACAGTCGGAACATACACAGGGATGTAAAAATGTCCATCTGGATGAGGGGAAACTGCTCAGTGTGCTGGGAAGTCTCTGCATGAAACAATACAAACTGGACAGGGGACCTGTTATTGTTAAGCTCAGAAGCCTGTTGGAACTTGTCCTGAAGGAAGCGGACACACAGTCTTTGGAAGAACGGGAAAAACAAAAGAGATGCAATGTAGAGCGGCAGATGATGCAGCTTGCCGATAAACTTCTTGAAGGTGTCCTATCTGATACCGCTTATCAGATGAAGCAAAAGGAACTGGAAGAGAGACTCAGAGAAGTTCAGGATAGGATCAACAGACTGGAAAAAGAACAAAGACTGTGCAAAGCAGAGGGAAACAGAATTTCACGGATTATGAATTTCATATCAGAGGACAGCTGGTTTGAGCGTGCAGCGGCAGAGGCGATGCTTGAATTTGTCGATCGGATCTATATCTTTCCGGAGTATATGGAGATAATTACCGGCGATGTCAGACGGAGACTTGACTATGGCGCACTGTTTGATTACCGCAGACAGAAGAGTCTAGAACGGGAAGAAGTCATTCGTATGATGAAGGAGGATCCTCACATCACGGTAAAGCAGCTTGCCGAAAAACTGGGGCTCAGCACATCCGGCGTGGGTTACAGAATCCGGAAGTTAAAGGAGGAGGGCAGGGTGAGATACAGGAGAACAGGCGGACGGGGAATGTGGGAGACGGATTAA
- a CDS encoding ABC transporter permease, with the protein MTMNELREMSIGQKNYLKSKKRDRQVIQLVRILIFFIFLSLWEISTRLGWIDSFIFSSPSRVLRTIVDMTLHQGLLLHIGTTLFETLVSFFFVTLLSIGVAVLLWISSRLSRILEPYLVILNSLPKSALAPLLIVWLGAKPTTIIVAGMSVAIFGAIINLYTGFQEVDKEKLKLIYTFGGTKKDALIKVVLPSSIPLILSVMKVNIGLCLVGIIIGEFISSKQGLGHLIIYGSQVFRFAGILILCDVHGISSSHVCPASSIFVKIRPRFPSSFA; encoded by the coding sequence ATGACCATGAATGAACTTCGTGAAATGTCGATCGGACAAAAGAATTATCTGAAATCAAAAAAAAGGGACAGACAGGTCATCCAGCTTGTCCGGATTCTGATTTTTTTTATTTTCCTGTCGTTATGGGAAATCAGTACCCGGCTCGGCTGGATTGATTCTTTTATTTTCAGCAGTCCCTCACGTGTCCTTCGGACCATCGTCGATATGACGCTTCATCAGGGGCTGTTGCTTCATATCGGCACCACACTGTTCGAGACACTCGTAAGTTTCTTTTTTGTCACACTGCTATCCATCGGTGTCGCGGTGCTGCTCTGGATATCTTCCAGGCTTTCCCGTATCCTGGAACCATACCTGGTCATTTTAAACAGCCTTCCGAAATCCGCACTTGCACCGCTTCTGATCGTATGGCTGGGAGCAAAACCCACAACCATCATCGTTGCCGGCATGTCGGTCGCGATATTTGGCGCTATCATCAATCTCTACACTGGATTTCAGGAGGTAGACAAAGAAAAGCTGAAGCTGATTTACACGTTCGGGGGCACAAAAAAGGACGCCCTCATAAAGGTCGTCCTTCCCTCTTCGATTCCACTCATCCTGAGTGTAATGAAGGTTAACATCGGTCTGTGTCTGGTGGGTATCATCATCGGCGAATTCATCAGCAGCAAACAGGGTCTGGGACACCTGATCATCTATGGCAGCCAGGTATTCAGGTTTGCAGGCATTCTGATACTCTGTGATGTTCACGGTATCTCATCCAGCCATGTCTGTCCTGCGTCCAGCATTTTCGTAAAAATACGTCCCCGGTTCCCCTCGTCTTTTGCCTGA
- a CDS encoding ABC transporter ATP-binding protein: MKFVMEHLSKSFDKKEVLKDVSFSFDCGRIYGLLGRNGAGKTTLFNCVNRDMKTDGGRFYIAESGGERELGAKDVGYVLSTPTVPEFLTGREFLKFFMEINEGSIEEPRSIDEYFDMMNIETEDRDKLLKDYSHGMKNKMQMLINIMVQPNILLLDEPLTSLDVVVAEEMKQLLRSQKYGKIIIFSTHIMELALDLCDEIVILNHGMLERVDKADLDNSEFKEKIIAALKEEAHD, from the coding sequence ATGAAATTTGTAATGGAACACCTGTCAAAAAGCTTTGACAAAAAAGAAGTGTTAAAAGACGTTTCATTTTCATTCGACTGTGGGAGAATCTACGGTCTGCTGGGGCGCAATGGGGCAGGAAAAACAACATTGTTTAATTGTGTCAACCGTGATATGAAAACAGACGGAGGCCGGTTTTACATAGCTGAATCAGGCGGTGAACGTGAGCTGGGTGCAAAAGACGTCGGGTATGTGCTGTCCACTCCGACTGTCCCGGAATTTTTGACAGGGCGTGAGTTTTTAAAGTTTTTTATGGAGATCAATGAGGGCAGCATAGAGGAACCGAGGTCGATCGATGAATACTTCGACATGATGAACATTGAAACCGAAGACAGGGATAAGCTTCTGAAAGACTATTCGCATGGCATGAAGAACAAGATGCAGATGCTGATCAATATCATGGTACAGCCGAATATCCTGCTGCTGGATGAACCGCTGACTTCACTTGACGTAGTTGTGGCAGAGGAGATGAAACAGCTTCTCCGTTCTCAGAAATACGGGAAAATCATCATCTTTTCCACGCATATCATGGAGCTGGCACTGGACCTGTGTGACGAGATCGTGATCCTCAATCATGGAATGCTCGAACGGGTTGACAAGGCGGATCTGGACAATTCTGAGTTTAAAGAAAAGATTATCGCTGCACTTAAGGAGGAAGCCCATGATTAG
- a CDS encoding membrane protein has translation MTEYTAFVKKEFCEQVRTYKLLVTGLVFLLLGMMNPLTAKFMPELISNFMPAGMSIEMTEPTMMDSWLQFFKNTPQMGLFVLVLVFGGSMSGELQRGTLIPVLTKGVARKTVVFAKFTAAALTWTAVYAMCFCVSWLYSVYFWDMDVQIGRLMMAVGMVWLFGILLLAVVLLGGVLFCGGWGSLLFTGIFVVLQFAAGIIPGVRANLPIRLVSDNMTLLQNQAVWTDFGPAVILTVLITILCLGISVILFNKKHI, from the coding sequence ATGACGGAATATACTGCATTTGTGAAGAAAGAGTTTTGTGAACAGGTACGGACATATAAGTTACTGGTGACAGGACTTGTATTTCTGCTGCTAGGCATGATGAATCCGCTGACAGCCAAATTTATGCCGGAGTTAATCAGCAATTTTATGCCTGCGGGAATGTCGATAGAGATGACCGAACCGACGATGATGGATTCCTGGCTTCAGTTTTTTAAAAATACTCCTCAGATGGGGCTCTTTGTGCTCGTACTGGTCTTCGGGGGAAGTATGTCGGGTGAGCTGCAGCGTGGGACGCTGATCCCTGTCCTGACGAAAGGGGTGGCGAGAAAAACGGTGGTGTTCGCGAAGTTTACTGCAGCAGCTCTGACCTGGACGGCCGTCTACGCCATGTGTTTTTGCGTTTCCTGGCTGTACTCGGTATACTTCTGGGATATGGATGTGCAGATCGGAAGGCTTATGATGGCGGTCGGCATGGTATGGCTGTTTGGTATCCTGCTGCTTGCGGTGGTGCTGCTGGGAGGCGTCCTGTTTTGTGGCGGCTGGGGGAGCCTGCTGTTTACCGGGATTTTTGTGGTCCTGCAGTTTGCGGCGGGGATCATCCCGGGGGTAAGAGCGAATCTGCCAATACGGCTGGTGTCCGATAATATGACATTGCTCCAGAATCAGGCTGTGTGGACTGACTTCGGTCCGGCGGTCATTTTGACGGTTCTGATTACTATTCTATGTCTCGGAATATCGGTTATATTGTTTAATAAAAAGCATATTTAA